The Oncorhynchus tshawytscha isolate Ot180627B linkage group LG08, Otsh_v2.0, whole genome shotgun sequence genome window below encodes:
- the sparc gene encoding SPARC isoform X2 has translation MRVWIVFLLCLAGQAFTASIAQPEVGVNPVQVETGDFDEAIDVEEEEEVTAESPCLNHHCKKGKVCEVDEENTPMCVCQDPTTCPSAVGEFEHVCATDNTTYDSSCHFFAHKCSLEGTKKGHKLHLDYIGPCKFIEACMDAELNEFPLRMRDWLKNVLVTLYERDEENNLLTEKQKLRVRKIYENEKRLQAGEHSLDLLAHDFEKNYNMYIFPVHWQFGQLDQHPVDGFLSHTELAPLRAPLIPMEHCTTRFFEQCDADNDKYIALEEWANCFSIKEQDVDQDLVI, from the exons ATGAGGGTGTGGATTGTCTTCCTCCTGTGCCTAGCTGGTCAGGCATTCACCGCTTCCATT GCACAGCCAGAGGTGGGGGTCAACCCGGTGCAGGTAGAGACTGGAGACTTCGACGAGGCCATCGatgtcgaggaggaggaggaggtcaccGCTGAGA GCCCCTGCTTGAACCACCACTGCAAGAAGGGAAAGGTGTGTGAGGTGGATGAGGAGAACACCCCCATGTGTGTCTGCCAGGACCCAACTACCTGCCCAAGTGCTGTTGGAGAGTTTGAGCAT GTTTGCGCCACCGACAACACAACCTACGACTCTTCCTGCCACTTCTTTGCCCACAAGTGCAGTCTGGAGGGAACCAAGAAGGGCCACAAACTGCACCTAGACTACATCGGGCCATGCAAAT TCATCGAGGCCTGCATGGATGCTGAGCTGAATGAGTTCCCCCTGCGTATGAGGGACTGGCTGAAGAACGTTCTGGTCACCCTGTACGAGCGCGATGAGGAGAACAACCTGCTGACTGAGAAGCAGAAGCTCAGA GTGAGGAAGATCTACGAGAACGAGAAGAGACTGCAGGCTGGAGAGCACTCCCTGGACCTGCTGGCCCACGACTTTGAGAAGAACTACAACATGTACATTTTCCCCGTCCACTGGCAGTTCGGTCAGCTGGACCAGCACCCCGTCGATGG GTTCCTGTCCCACACAGAGCTGGCCCCCCTGCGCGCCCCTCTCATCCCCATGGAGCACTGCACCACTCGTTTCTTCGAGCAGTGCGACGCTGACAATGACAAGTACATCgccctggaggagtgggccaactGCTTCAGCATCAAGGAGC AGGATGTCGACCAGGACCTTGTCATCTAA
- the sparc gene encoding SPARC isoform X1 has translation MRVWIVFLLCLAGQAFTASITEEEPIIDDVGEEAQPEVGVNPVQVETGDFDEAIDVEEEEEVTAESPCLNHHCKKGKVCEVDEENTPMCVCQDPTTCPSAVGEFEHVCATDNTTYDSSCHFFAHKCSLEGTKKGHKLHLDYIGPCKFIEACMDAELNEFPLRMRDWLKNVLVTLYERDEENNLLTEKQKLRVRKIYENEKRLQAGEHSLDLLAHDFEKNYNMYIFPVHWQFGQLDQHPVDGFLSHTELAPLRAPLIPMEHCTTRFFEQCDADNDKYIALEEWANCFSIKEQDVDQDLVI, from the exons ATGAGGGTGTGGATTGTCTTCCTCCTGTGCCTAGCTGGTCAGGCATTCACCGCTTCCATT ACTGAGGAGGAGCCCATCATTGATGATGTCGGTGAGGAG GCACAGCCAGAGGTGGGGGTCAACCCGGTGCAGGTAGAGACTGGAGACTTCGACGAGGCCATCGatgtcgaggaggaggaggaggtcaccGCTGAGA GCCCCTGCTTGAACCACCACTGCAAGAAGGGAAAGGTGTGTGAGGTGGATGAGGAGAACACCCCCATGTGTGTCTGCCAGGACCCAACTACCTGCCCAAGTGCTGTTGGAGAGTTTGAGCAT GTTTGCGCCACCGACAACACAACCTACGACTCTTCCTGCCACTTCTTTGCCCACAAGTGCAGTCTGGAGGGAACCAAGAAGGGCCACAAACTGCACCTAGACTACATCGGGCCATGCAAAT TCATCGAGGCCTGCATGGATGCTGAGCTGAATGAGTTCCCCCTGCGTATGAGGGACTGGCTGAAGAACGTTCTGGTCACCCTGTACGAGCGCGATGAGGAGAACAACCTGCTGACTGAGAAGCAGAAGCTCAGA GTGAGGAAGATCTACGAGAACGAGAAGAGACTGCAGGCTGGAGAGCACTCCCTGGACCTGCTGGCCCACGACTTTGAGAAGAACTACAACATGTACATTTTCCCCGTCCACTGGCAGTTCGGTCAGCTGGACCAGCACCCCGTCGATGG GTTCCTGTCCCACACAGAGCTGGCCCCCCTGCGCGCCCCTCTCATCCCCATGGAGCACTGCACCACTCGTTTCTTCGAGCAGTGCGACGCTGACAATGACAAGTACATCgccctggaggagtgggccaactGCTTCAGCATCAAGGAGC AGGATGTCGACCAGGACCTTGTCATCTAA